A stretch of Telopea speciosissima isolate NSW1024214 ecotype Mountain lineage chromosome 11, Tspe_v1, whole genome shotgun sequence DNA encodes these proteins:
- the LOC122646413 gene encoding potassium channel SKOR-like isoform X1 codes for MVYNRNRIALRYLKSSFLVDFIGCLPWDAIYRACEGKEEVRYLLWIRLSRTSRVLEFFQKLEKDIRLNYLFTRIVKLLVVELYCTHTAACIFYYLATTLPPTQEGYTWIGSLKLGDYSYSNFREIDLSKRYWTSLYYAIVTMATVGFGDIHAVNIREMIFVMFFVSFDMILGAYLIGNMTALIVKGSKTERFRDKMTDLIKYMNRNKLGNDIRNQIKGHLSLQYESSYTEGAVLQDIPVSIRAKISQKIYKPLIDKVPLFQGCSPEFINQIVIRLHEEFFLPGEVIMEQGNVVDQIYFVCHGVLEEVGIGEDGTEETVSLLERYSSFGEVSVLCNIPQPCTVQVCELCRLLRLDKQSFTNILQIYFFDGRTILTNLLEGKESNLRIKQLESDITFYIGKQEAELALRVNNAAYHGDLYQLKGLIQAGADPSKTDYDGRSPLHLAASRGYEDITFFLIQKGVDINISDKFGNSPLLEALKNGHDRVAALLVKEGASLNIDDAGSCLCKAVVRGDSDFLKRLLSNGIDPNSKDYDHRTPLHVAAAEGLYLMAKILVEAGASVFSKDRWGNTPLDEGHICGNKNLLKLLEDAKRAQLCEHSDHSQAIRDKMHPRKCTIFPFHPWDPKEKKRSGIVLWIPHTIQELIEMAAEQLKYSGASCILSEDDGRILEVDIICDGQKLYLSGENDQT; via the exons ATGGTCTACAATCGTAATCGTATCGCTCTCAG GTACTTGAAATCAAGTTTCTTGGTAGATTTCATTGGTTGTCTACCTTGGGATGCAATTTACAGG GCTtgtgaaggaaaagaagaagtaaGGTACCTCCTATGGATTAGGTTGAGTCGGACAAGCAGAGTACTAGAATTTTTCCAAAAGTTGGAGAAGGACATCCGACTCAATTACCTGTTTACCCGAATTGTGAAACTTCTTGTTGTTGAACTCTACTGCACCCATACTGCTGCCTGCATCTTTTATTACCTCGCTACAACCTTGCCTCCCACCCAGGAAGGTTACACATGGATAGGAAGTTTAAAGTTGGGAGACTATAGTTATTCCAACTTCAGAGAAATTGATCTATCGAAGCGGTACTGGACATCATTATATTATGCCATCGTAACCATGGCAACTGTAG GATTTGGTGATATACATGCAGTCAATATCAGGGAAATGATATTCGTCATGTTTTTTGTCTCATTTGATATGATTCTTGGTGCTTATCTTATAGGTAACATGACAGCATTAATTGTAAAAGGTTCAAAAACAGAAAGGTTTAGAGATAAAATGACAGATCTAATCAAATACATGAATAGAAACAAACTTGGAAATGATATCCGTAATCAGATCAAAGGCCATTTGTCATTACAGTATGAGAGCAGCTACACTGAGGGTGCTGTTCTTCAGGATATTCCAGTCTCCATACGTGCCAAG ATTTCACAGAAAATATATAAACCATTAATTGACAAGGTCCCTCTTTTTCAAGGATGCTCACCTGAATTCATTAATCAGATT GTAATCAGGCTTCACGAGGAATTTTTTCTTCCTGGAGAAGTGATTATGGAACAGGGAAATGTGGTGGatcaaatttattttgtttgtcATGGTGTGCTG GAGGAGGTAGGCATAGGAGAAGATGGAACTGAAGAGACTGTTTCACTCCTGGAACGTTACAGCTCTTTTGGGGAAGTTTCTGTTCTCTGCAATATTCCTCAGCCTTGCACGGTTCAAGTCTGTGAACTATGTAGGCTTCTGCGGCTTGATAAACAATCTTTCACAAATATCCtacaaatatatttttttgacgGAAGGACAATCTTGACCAACCTTCTAGAG GGAAAAGAATCCAATCTTCGGATAAAGCAACTGGAATCTGACATCACATTTTATATTGGAAAGCAAGAAGCTGAACTTGCTTTGAGGGTAAATAATGCGGCTTATCACGGGGATTTATATCAGTTGAAGGGTTTAATACAAGCTGGAGCAGATCCAAGTAAGACAGATTATGATGGAAGATCACCTCTG CATCTTGCAGCTTCAAGAGGATATGAAGATATTACATTTTTCCTCATTCAGAAAGGTGTGGATATCAATATTTCAG ATAAGTTTGGAAACAGTCCTCTACTTGAAGCTCTCAAGAATGGGCATGATCGAGTGGCAGCTTTGCTTGTTAAAGAAGGGGCATCTTTGAATATTGATGATGCTGGTAGCTGTCTCTGCAAGGCTGTTGTAAGAGGGGATTCAGATTTTCTGAAAAGATTATTGTCCAATGGCATTGATCCAAACTCCAAAGATTATGATCATCGAACGCCACTTCATGTAGCTGCTGCAGAGGGGTTATATTTGATGGCAAAAATACTGGTAGAAGCTGGTGCAAGTGTTTTCTCAAAGGACAG ATGGGGAAATACTCCTCTTGATGAAGGTCACATTTGTGGCAACAAAAATTTGCTCAAGCTTCTGGAAGATGCGAAACGTGCTCAGTTGTGTGAGCACTCTGATCACTCTCAGGCAATCAGAG ATAAAATGCATCCAAGGAAATGCACCATTTTCCCCTTCCACCCATGGGAtccaaaggagaaaaaaagatcTGGAATTGTTTTGTGGATCCCACACACGATCCAAGAGCTTATCGAGATGGCAGCAGAGCAGCTAAAATACTCAGGTGCCTCCTGCATTTTATCTGAAGATGATGGACGAATCTTAGAAGTGGACATTATTTGTGATGGTCAGAAGCTGTATTTAAGTGGTGAAAATGACCAAACATGA
- the LOC122646413 gene encoding potassium channel SKOR-like isoform X2 gives MVYNRNRIALRYLKSSFLVDFIGCLPWDAIYRACEGKEEVRYLLWIRLSRTSRVLEFFQKLEKDIRLNYLFTRIVKLLVVELYCTHTAACIFYYLATTLPPTQEGYTWIGSLKLGDYSYSNFREIDLSKRYWTSLYYAIVTMATVGFGDIHAVNIREMIFVMFFVSFDMILGAYLIGNMTALIVKGSKTERFRDKMTDLIKYMNRNKLGNDIRNQIKGHLSLQYESSYTEGAVLQDIPVSIRAKISQKIYKPLIDKVPLFQGCSPEFINQIVIRLHEEFFLPGEVIMEQGNVVDQIYFVCHGVLEEVGIGEDGTEETVSLLERYSSFGEVSVLCNIPQPCTVQVCELCRLLRLDKQSFTNILQIYFFDGRTILTNLLEGKESNLRIKQLESDITFYIGKQEAELALRVNNAAYHGDLYQLKGLIQAGADPSKTDYDGRSPLLQEDMKILHFSSFRKVWISIFQFGNSPLLEALKNGHDRVAALLVKEGASLNIDDAGSCLCKAVVRGDSDFLKRLLSNGIDPNSKDYDHRTPLHVAAAEGLYLMAKILVEAGASVFSKDRWGNTPLDEGHICGNKNLLKLLEDAKRAQLCEHSDHSQAIRDKMHPRKCTIFPFHPWDPKEKKRSGIVLWIPHTIQELIEMAAEQLKYSGASCILSEDDGRILEVDIICDGQKLYLSGENDQT, from the exons ATGGTCTACAATCGTAATCGTATCGCTCTCAG GTACTTGAAATCAAGTTTCTTGGTAGATTTCATTGGTTGTCTACCTTGGGATGCAATTTACAGG GCTtgtgaaggaaaagaagaagtaaGGTACCTCCTATGGATTAGGTTGAGTCGGACAAGCAGAGTACTAGAATTTTTCCAAAAGTTGGAGAAGGACATCCGACTCAATTACCTGTTTACCCGAATTGTGAAACTTCTTGTTGTTGAACTCTACTGCACCCATACTGCTGCCTGCATCTTTTATTACCTCGCTACAACCTTGCCTCCCACCCAGGAAGGTTACACATGGATAGGAAGTTTAAAGTTGGGAGACTATAGTTATTCCAACTTCAGAGAAATTGATCTATCGAAGCGGTACTGGACATCATTATATTATGCCATCGTAACCATGGCAACTGTAG GATTTGGTGATATACATGCAGTCAATATCAGGGAAATGATATTCGTCATGTTTTTTGTCTCATTTGATATGATTCTTGGTGCTTATCTTATAGGTAACATGACAGCATTAATTGTAAAAGGTTCAAAAACAGAAAGGTTTAGAGATAAAATGACAGATCTAATCAAATACATGAATAGAAACAAACTTGGAAATGATATCCGTAATCAGATCAAAGGCCATTTGTCATTACAGTATGAGAGCAGCTACACTGAGGGTGCTGTTCTTCAGGATATTCCAGTCTCCATACGTGCCAAG ATTTCACAGAAAATATATAAACCATTAATTGACAAGGTCCCTCTTTTTCAAGGATGCTCACCTGAATTCATTAATCAGATT GTAATCAGGCTTCACGAGGAATTTTTTCTTCCTGGAGAAGTGATTATGGAACAGGGAAATGTGGTGGatcaaatttattttgtttgtcATGGTGTGCTG GAGGAGGTAGGCATAGGAGAAGATGGAACTGAAGAGACTGTTTCACTCCTGGAACGTTACAGCTCTTTTGGGGAAGTTTCTGTTCTCTGCAATATTCCTCAGCCTTGCACGGTTCAAGTCTGTGAACTATGTAGGCTTCTGCGGCTTGATAAACAATCTTTCACAAATATCCtacaaatatatttttttgacgGAAGGACAATCTTGACCAACCTTCTAGAG GGAAAAGAATCCAATCTTCGGATAAAGCAACTGGAATCTGACATCACATTTTATATTGGAAAGCAAGAAGCTGAACTTGCTTTGAGGGTAAATAATGCGGCTTATCACGGGGATTTATATCAGTTGAAGGGTTTAATACAAGCTGGAGCAGATCCAAGTAAGACAGATTATGATGGAAGATCACCTCTG CTTCAAGAGGATATGAAGATATTACATTTTTCCTCATTCAGAAAGGTGTGGATATCAATATTTCAG TTTGGAAACAGTCCTCTACTTGAAGCTCTCAAGAATGGGCATGATCGAGTGGCAGCTTTGCTTGTTAAAGAAGGGGCATCTTTGAATATTGATGATGCTGGTAGCTGTCTCTGCAAGGCTGTTGTAAGAGGGGATTCAGATTTTCTGAAAAGATTATTGTCCAATGGCATTGATCCAAACTCCAAAGATTATGATCATCGAACGCCACTTCATGTAGCTGCTGCAGAGGGGTTATATTTGATGGCAAAAATACTGGTAGAAGCTGGTGCAAGTGTTTTCTCAAAGGACAG ATGGGGAAATACTCCTCTTGATGAAGGTCACATTTGTGGCAACAAAAATTTGCTCAAGCTTCTGGAAGATGCGAAACGTGCTCAGTTGTGTGAGCACTCTGATCACTCTCAGGCAATCAGAG ATAAAATGCATCCAAGGAAATGCACCATTTTCCCCTTCCACCCATGGGAtccaaaggagaaaaaaagatcTGGAATTGTTTTGTGGATCCCACACACGATCCAAGAGCTTATCGAGATGGCAGCAGAGCAGCTAAAATACTCAGGTGCCTCCTGCATTTTATCTGAAGATGATGGACGAATCTTAGAAGTGGACATTATTTGTGATGGTCAGAAGCTGTATTTAAGTGGTGAAAATGACCAAACATGA
- the LOC122646415 gene encoding mitochondrial pyruvate carrier 1 isoform X1 — protein sequence MSAFRAFWNSPVGPKTTHFWGPIANWGFVIAGLVDTQKPPEMISGNMTGAMCVYSALFMRFAWMVQPRNYLLLACHASNETVQLYQLSRWAKAQGYLDQKKEGAKQL from the exons ATGTCAGCCTTCCGAGCTTTCTGGAACAGCCCAGTGGGTCCCAAAACAACTCATTTTTGGGGCCCTATTGCTAATTGGGGCTTTGTTATTGCT GGATTGGTAGACACACAGAAACCCCCAGAGATGATATCTGGCAACATGACTGGAG CGATGTGTGTTTATTCAGCATTGTTCATGAGGTTTGCCTGGATGGTTCAGCCCCGCAATTATCTGCTTTTGGCATGCCATGCCTCCAATGAGACGGTTCAGCTCTATCAGTTATCTCGTTGGGCAAAGGCTCAGGG GTACTTGGACCAAAAGAAAGAGGGAGCTAAACAGCTGTAG
- the LOC122646415 gene encoding mitochondrial pyruvate carrier 1 isoform X2, giving the protein MSAFRAFWNSPVGPKTTHFWGPIANWGFVIAGLVDTQKPPEMISGNMTGAMCVYSALFMRFAWMVQPRNYLLLACHASNETVQLYQLSRWAKAQG; this is encoded by the exons ATGTCAGCCTTCCGAGCTTTCTGGAACAGCCCAGTGGGTCCCAAAACAACTCATTTTTGGGGCCCTATTGCTAATTGGGGCTTTGTTATTGCT GGATTGGTAGACACACAGAAACCCCCAGAGATGATATCTGGCAACATGACTGGAG CGATGTGTGTTTATTCAGCATTGTTCATGAGGTTTGCCTGGATGGTTCAGCCCCGCAATTATCTGCTTTTGGCATGCCATGCCTCCAATGAGACGGTTCAGCTCTATCAGTTATCTCGTTGGGCAAAGGCTCAGGGGTAA